The following nucleotide sequence is from Erythrobacter aurantius.
GATCACACTGGACGGGGCCAACGGTCAGGTGATGCTGGGCATCGTCCCGACGATCGAGCCGGAGCTGGTGGGCGATTTCGCCACGCTGATGGAATGGGCCGACGATCTGCGCCGGATGAAGGTGCGCACCAACGCCGAAACGCCCGCCGACTGCAAGATGGCGCGTCAGTTCGGTGCGGAGGGCATCGGCCTTTGCCGTACGGAGCACATGTTCTTCGACGCGAGCCGAATCAGCGCGGTGCGCCAGATGATCCTTGCCGAAGACGAACGCGGACGGCGCAAGGCGCTTGAGCAGTTGCTGCCCGAACAGCGGGCCGACTTTACCGCGATTTTCGAGGTGATGGCGGGGCTTCCCTGCACGATCCGCCTGCTCGACCCGCCGCTGCACGAGTTCCTGCCGACCCGCGACGAGGAGTTTGCCGAGCTCTCCGATGCGACCGGGCTGGGTGTCGATCACCTCAAGCGGCGCGCGGACGAACTGCACGAATTCAACCCGATGCTGGGCCATCGCGGCTGTCGTCTCGGGATCACCTATCCCGAGATTTACGAGATGCAGGCACGCGCCATCTTTGAGGCGGCGTGTGCGGTAAAGGCGGCTTCGGGTGAAGCGCCACTGCCCGAGATCATGATCCCGCTGGTCGCCACCAAACGCGAGCTGCAATTGCTCAAGGCGCTGGTGGACAAGGTGGCAGCCGAGGTGTTCGGCGAAAAGGGCACTGTGGTCGAGTATCTGGTGGGCACCATGATCGAACTGCCGCGCGCCGCGCTTATGGCAGGTGAGATCGCGCAGGAAGGCGCGTTCTTCAGCTTTGGCACCAACGATCTGACGCAGACGACGCTGGGCGTGAGTCGTGACGATTCGGCACGGTTCCTTGCTCCTTATGTCGACAAGGGCATCTTCCCGCGCGATCCGTTCGTCAGCCTCGATATCGAAGGCGTCGGCCAATTGGTCGAACTGGCGGCAGAGCGGGGCAGGGCTACCCGGCCTGATATCAAGCTGGGAATCTGCGGCGAGCATGGCGGCGACCCCGCTTCGATCGCGTTCTGCGAAAAGGTGGGCCTCGATTACGTCAGCGCCTCGCCCTATCGCGTGCCGATTGCCCGGCTTGCGGCGGCTCAGGCGGGGCTAGCTGCCGGCAAGTGAGCGGCGGCCGGTCAGGGTGACGATCTCGAAGGTTTCGGACACCTTGCCGTCAGCATCGGCCTGATCGCGAAAGGCCGCTCTTGCGCGGGCGAGGGCAGCCTTGCCGAGTGGCGGAGCCCGGTCGGTGAGCGCGCTGGTCAGCCCCTGATCGCGCAGGTCGCTGACCAGTCGATCAAGCGAGGAATAGCGCACTGTGAGCGTGTGCGTGTCGACTACAGGGTCCTTCCACCCGGCCCGCTGCAGCAATTGCGGTGCGGCCCGCGCATCGACCATCGGGTGAATGCGCGCCGCCGGTCGATCGCCATCAGCAGCCAGCATCGCGGCCCGAAGGCGCGGCAGGCTCTGGCCCCCGATGAAGCTGGCAATGGCAAGACCGCCCGGCCGCAACGCATTGCGCATATGGATCAAGGCACCTGGCAGATCGTTGACCGCATCAAGCTGGCCGATCACCGCGACCAGATCGAATGGACCGCCCGCTATCGCTTGGGTCGGGTCCGCCATCGCCGCTTCGCACACCGTGGCGGAGCCTTGCGCGAGGTAGGCAGACAGCTCCGTCGAACCAGGCCCGAAGAGTATCGAACTGCGCGCCTCATGCCGGACGAAAGCAAGCCGTTCGACGATGTCGTCGCAGATGTCGTCTAAGATGAAGCGCGCAGCATCCCCATGCCGCTCGCGCCGCAAGATGGATCGCGAGACCCTTTGCACGCGGCGGGTTTCGGAAAAGATGCGGGGAACGGAAGCCTCATTCATGCATCTCGCCCTGCCGCGCTTGCGTGCGCGGCGCAAGGGGTGCACAGATCGAGTCATGGGGTGGGGGTCGCATCTTGTCGAGGGTCTGAGGCCGGTCGTCGATCTGGTCTATCCACCTCGTTGTCCGCTTTGCGGCAGCGCCCTTGCCACGCAGGGGGGTTTGTGTCCCGATTGCTGGAGCGAACTGGAAGTTCCCGGCGATCCGTCGTGTTCGACCTGCCAACGTCCGATGGGCAGTGCTCAGGCTATGAAGGCCGACCAATGCTATGCATGCCTTGCCGATCCGCCAGAGCATTCGGGGATCGTGGCGGCGACAGTGTACAACGATGCCTCACGCCGCTTGATCCTCAATTTCAAGCATGGTGGCAGGATTGCCCTTGCGCCCTTGCTTGCCCGGTTGATAGCCGTGCGGATTGACGAATTGTCCGGCGAGCCTGCGCTGCTTGTCCCGGTCCCGTTGCATCGCTGGCGGCTTTGGCGGCGCGGATACAACCAGGCGGCGCTGCTGGCGCGTGAGCTTGCCAAGACCGGCAAAGGCGAACTGGATGTCGATGCGCTGGTAAGGCGAAAGCGCACACCCAGCCTTGGCGGCCTCGGACGGGAAAAGCGTGAGCGGGCGCTTGCAGGAGCAATTGAGGTGCGCGCGCGTTCGGTTGCGCGGGTCGCCGGACGCGACATCATCCTGGTTGACGATGTTCTCACCAGCGGTGCCACGAGTTCTGCCTGCACCATCGCGCTGTTGAACGCGGGGGCAAAGAGCGTGCGTATCGCGTGCTTTGCGCGGGTCATTGACGGAAGTGGAATGGGCAAGGCGAGGCCGGATACCGAAACGCCCGAGGCCATTACAGCCCCGGGCGCCACGTGACGAAATGGTTCAGAACCGCTCAAAGAGAGCTCAGATGACGACCCCCTAACTTCGTCATCAGGATCCTGTCCCTCATCGTTCAACCGGAACTACCGACACCCCGCTGTCGGCTTGAACCGGTCACCCCCTGAACCTGGCACCTTACAATGCCGTTGTCTGGTGGCCGAACGCCGTAGCGTCCGATGGCGTTGTTCTTCCACCACCTTTACCGATGGTGAAGTGCAAAGGCTCGTTTCAATGGATTTTGATCCGCATCTGTTGTTATCGTGCAACAAACTGTCGCATAGGGTGAACCGTCCATCGCCCATGCGAGCAATTATTCCACTAGGAGAACACCTTTGTCCGACCCACAGCAGCTTTCGACTCAGGAACGGGAACGAGGCACGCAGTTCGCCCCGCGGTTCGATTCTCGCGGCCTGATCACCGCCGTTGTCGTGCATTACGAGGCAAAGGATGTGCTGGTGGTAGCGCACATGAATGCGGAGGCACTGGCTCTGACGAGAGAAACCGGCCGGGTGCATTTCTGGTCGCGCTCGCGCGGCAAATTGTGGCTCAAGGGCGAGACTTCGGGCCATTACCTGCACCTGCGGGAGATTCGGGTCGATTGCGATCAGGATGCGTTGGTAATTCTGGCTGAACCTGCCGGGCCTACCTGCCACACAGGTGAGCAATCGTGCTTTTACCGCTTGCTTGATCCCACTGCTGATGACGCCAGCGCTCTCGTAAAGGTCAAGACTTGACGCTCACGTAAAGGTAAGGTAGTCCACGCTTATGGCTACCGCACCCGAAAACGATCACGAAGGCACCGGTTCGGCCCAGCGCCGCAACGGGGCCCATCTCGACCGCCCTGACAAGCTTAGCAGGGAGCAGTTCTCGATTTCCGATCTCACCTCGGAATTCGGCTGCACCGCACGCGCTCTCAGGTTCTACGAAGACGAAGGACTGATCAGTCCCGCTCGCGTCGGGCTGACCCGCGTCTATTCCAAGCGTGACCGGGCTCGGCTCGCTTGGATCATGCGCGCCAAGAACGTCGGCTTCAGCCTGACCGAAATCCGCGAGATGATCGACCTTTATGACCTTGACGATGGACGCGTCGAGCAGCGCCGCGTCACGATCGAGAAGTGTCGCGAACACATCGCAAAGCTCAAAGCACAGCGCGCCGATATCGATTCATCGATCAAGGAACTGACCCAATTCGTTGCCGAGATCGAACAGCTCGATCTGGGCTGACCTCGCACCAAATTGTCATCCATCCCCATCAATCCACGCTCAGAAGGGATCACCTGATGCCGACCTATACCGCCCCGACCCGCGATACCCGGTTTGTCCTCAATGAAATGCTGGAGCTGGCAAGCTACGGAAACCTGCCGGGCTTTGAAAATGCCACGCAGGACATGATTGACACGATCGTGAACGAAGCGGGCAAATTCTGTTCGGAAGTCCTCGCGCCGCTCAACCAGATCGGTGACGAACACGGTTGCACCCGTCACGAAGACGGCTCCGTCACGACCCCTCCGGGCTTCAAGGATGCCTACAAGGCCTACACAGAGGCGGGCTGGGGTACGCTTGCCCAGCCTGAGGAATTCGGCGGACAAGGGCTGCCGCATACTTTGGCGATGGTGCTTGAGGAATACACCGGCACGGCGAACCAGGCGTTTGCCATGTACCCCGGCCTTACCACCGGTGCGATTGCCGCTATCCTTGCTGCGGGATCGCAGGAGCAGAAGGAAACCTATGCTCCCAAGATGATTTCGGGCGAATGGTCGGGCACCATGAACCTGACCGAGCCGCACTGCGGCACCGATCTGGGCATGATCCGCACCAAGGCCGAGCCGCAAGCGGATGGCAGCTACAAGATCACCGGCACCAAGATCTTCATCTCGGCGGGTGAACACGACCTCACCAGCAACATCATCCACCTTGTGCTGGCAAAGACGCCGGGTGCACCGGACAGCTCCAAAGGGATTTCGTTGTTCATCGTTCCCAAGTTCATCCTCGACGAGAACGGCGAGCCGGGCGAGCGCAATGGCGTGTCCTGCGGATCGATCGAAAAGAAGATGGGCATCCACGGTAATGCGACCTGCGTGCTCAACTATGACGGCGCGACCGGATACATGGTTGGCGAAGAGAACAAAGGTCTCGCCGCCATGTTCGTCATGATGAACGCGGCCCGTCTGGGTGTAGGCCTGCAAGGGCTCGCTCAGGCGGAGGTGTCCTACCAGAATGCCGTCACCTACGCGCTTGATCGGCGTCAGGGCCGTGCATTGTCCGGGCCCGCCGACCCGGAAGCAAACGCGGATCCGATCTTCGTTCACCCCGACGTCCGTCGCATGCTGATGGACGCCAAGGTCTTCAACGAAGGCATGCGGGCACTGTGCATGTGGGGTGCGTTGCAGGTGGACCTGACCCATAAGGCCCAGACCGAGGAAGAGCGCCAACTGGCTGACGACCTGATCGGCCTGATGACCCCCGTGATCAAGGGCTATGGCACCGACAAGGGCTATGACATCGCCAACAACATGCAGCAGGTCTACGGCGGCCACGGCTATGTGCGCGAATGGGGCATGGAACAGTTCGTGCGCGATAGCCGTATTGCCATGATCTACGAAGGCACCAACGGCGTTCAGGCGATGGACCTGTGCGGGCGCAAGCTGGCCAGCAAGGGCGGCCGCGCGGTGCAGGCTTTCTTCAAGATGATCGACGAAGAAATCGCCGCCGCCAAGCAGGATGAAAAACTGGGCCCGATTGCCGAGAAGCTTGAAAAGGCGCTGGGCGAGCAAAAGGCTGCGACCATGTGGTTCATGCAGAACGCGATGGCCAATCCGAACCACCTCGGCGCGGGCGCGCATCATTACATGCACATCATGGGTATCGTGACGCTCGGCTTCTTTTGGTTGAAGATGGCAAAGGTCGCAAAGGCTGCCCTGGCCGCCGGAACCGAAGAAAAAGGCTTCTACGAGGCAAAATTGACGTCTGCGTCCTATTACGCGGAGCGGTTTTTGCCCGATGCAGGCGCTCTGCGGCGCAAACTGGAAGCGGGCAGCGACAATATGATGGCGCTACCGGCGGAAGCTTTCGCAACCGCGGCCTGACGAGTTACCCGGTTCGTCATGTGAACAAGGCCCGGCTCTGGGGGGAGCCGGGCCTTTTTTCGTGCACTGCGATGTGACGCGGAACTGGTTATTCGACCGGGAGGAAATCCGGTACACTCAGATACCGTTCGCCGGTGTCATAGTTGAAGCCGAGGACGCGCGTGCCTGCGTCCAGTTCGGGAAGCTTCTTTGCGATTGCGGCCAATGTCGCCCCTGAAGAAATGCCGATCAGCATGCCTTCCTCGCGCGCGGCGCGGCGGGCCATTTCCTTGGCATCGTCAGCTTCGACCTTGATTGCACCGTCGATGGCGTTGGTATGGAGGTTGTCCGGGATGAAGCCAGCGCCAATGCCCTGGATCGGGTGCGGGCCTGGTTCGCCGCCGTTGATCACGGGCGAGGCGGCGGGCTCCACCGCATAGGCTTTGAAGCTTGACCAGTGCTTCTTCAGTTCCTCGGCGCACCCGGTCAGATGGCCGCCTGTGCCGACACCCGTAATCATTACGTCGACCGGCGCATCGGCAAAATCCTTGAGGATTTCCTGTGCGGTGGTGCGGGCGTGCACTGCGGGGTTTGCGCCATTGTCGAACTGGCTTGGCATCCACGCGCCCGGAGTGGTCTCGACGATTTCGGTCGCACGCTCGATTGCACCCTTCATGCCCTTTTCCTTGGGCGTGAGGTCGAATGTCGCGCCATAGGCGAGCATCAGGCGCCGACGTTCGATCGACATCGATTCCGGCATGACCAGCACAAGCGTATAGCCTTTGACTGCGGCAACCATCGCAAGCCCGATACCGGTGTTGCCGCTGGTGGGTTCAACGATTGTGCCGCCGGGCTTGAGCAGGCCCTTGGCCTCGGCATCCTCAACCATGGCCAGCGCAATGCGATCCTTGATCGATCCGCCGGGATTGGCCCGTTCCGACTTCAGCCAGACTTCGTGATCGGGAAACAGGCGCGACAAACGGATGTGCGGGGTGTTGCCGATGGTTTCGAGAATGCTGGCAGCTTTCATGGCGTCTGGCCTCCTGTGATTTATGGTTTCGACCCTTCTAGCAGATCATCGGGCGGATCGAAGGTCTTCGTTGTCCTGAGCACTGGGAATATTCGGCTCCAAACGGCAACGGTTACAAGCGCACCAACGCCTCCAGCGACGATTGCCGCTACCGGCCCCAGAACATAGGCGAGCGCGCCAGAGAAGGCGTCGCCGCCCTCGTTCGAGGCGCTGATCGTCATCATGCTGACCGAGGAAACCCGGCCGCGCTTGTCATCGGGTGTGTGCAACTGGATCAGTGATTGGCGCACATAGACGCTGAACATGTCGGCAGCGCCGATGACGAACAGCATGGCGAGGCTGAGCGGCAGGCTGGTC
It contains:
- the hisI gene encoding phosphoribosyl-AMP cyclohydrolase, whose amino-acid sequence is MSDPQQLSTQERERGTQFAPRFDSRGLITAVVVHYEAKDVLVVAHMNAEALALTRETGRVHFWSRSRGKLWLKGETSGHYLHLREIRVDCDQDALVILAEPAGPTCHTGEQSCFYRLLDPTADDASALVKVKT
- a CDS encoding methyltransferase domain-containing protein; the protein is MNEASVPRIFSETRRVQRVSRSILRRERHGDAARFILDDICDDIVERLAFVRHEARSSILFGPGSTELSAYLAQGSATVCEAAMADPTQAIAGGPFDLVAVIGQLDAVNDLPGALIHMRNALRPGGLAIASFIGGQSLPRLRAAMLAADGDRPAARIHPMVDARAAPQLLQRAGWKDPVVDTHTLTVRYSSLDRLVSDLRDQGLTSALTDRAPPLGKAALARARAAFRDQADADGKVSETFEIVTLTGRRSLAGS
- a CDS encoding MerR family transcriptional regulator; amino-acid sequence: MATAPENDHEGTGSAQRRNGAHLDRPDKLSREQFSISDLTSEFGCTARALRFYEDEGLISPARVGLTRVYSKRDRARLAWIMRAKNVGFSLTEIREMIDLYDLDDGRVEQRRVTIEKCREHIAKLKAQRADIDSSIKELTQFVAEIEQLDLG
- a CDS encoding double zinc ribbon domain-containing protein, which encodes MGWGSHLVEGLRPVVDLVYPPRCPLCGSALATQGGLCPDCWSELEVPGDPSCSTCQRPMGSAQAMKADQCYACLADPPEHSGIVAATVYNDASRRLILNFKHGGRIALAPLLARLIAVRIDELSGEPALLVPVPLHRWRLWRRGYNQAALLARELAKTGKGELDVDALVRRKRTPSLGGLGREKRERALAGAIEVRARSVARVAGRDIILVDDVLTSGATSSACTIALLNAGAKSVRIACFARVIDGSGMGKARPDTETPEAITAPGAT
- the cysK gene encoding cysteine synthase A; amino-acid sequence: MKAASILETIGNTPHIRLSRLFPDHEVWLKSERANPGGSIKDRIALAMVEDAEAKGLLKPGGTIVEPTSGNTGIGLAMVAAVKGYTLVLVMPESMSIERRRLMLAYGATFDLTPKEKGMKGAIERATEIVETTPGAWMPSQFDNGANPAVHARTTAQEILKDFADAPVDVMITGVGTGGHLTGCAEELKKHWSSFKAYAVEPAASPVINGGEPGPHPIQGIGAGFIPDNLHTNAIDGAIKVEADDAKEMARRAAREEGMLIGISSGATLAAIAKKLPELDAGTRVLGFNYDTGERYLSVPDFLPVE
- a CDS encoding acyl-CoA dehydrogenase C-terminal domain-containing protein — encoded protein: MPTYTAPTRDTRFVLNEMLELASYGNLPGFENATQDMIDTIVNEAGKFCSEVLAPLNQIGDEHGCTRHEDGSVTTPPGFKDAYKAYTEAGWGTLAQPEEFGGQGLPHTLAMVLEEYTGTANQAFAMYPGLTTGAIAAILAAGSQEQKETYAPKMISGEWSGTMNLTEPHCGTDLGMIRTKAEPQADGSYKITGTKIFISAGEHDLTSNIIHLVLAKTPGAPDSSKGISLFIVPKFILDENGEPGERNGVSCGSIEKKMGIHGNATCVLNYDGATGYMVGEENKGLAAMFVMMNAARLGVGLQGLAQAEVSYQNAVTYALDRRQGRALSGPADPEANADPIFVHPDVRRMLMDAKVFNEGMRALCMWGALQVDLTHKAQTEEERQLADDLIGLMTPVIKGYGTDKGYDIANNMQQVYGGHGYVREWGMEQFVRDSRIAMIYEGTNGVQAMDLCGRKLASKGGRAVQAFFKMIDEEIAAAKQDEKLGPIAEKLEKALGEQKAATMWFMQNAMANPNHLGAGAHHYMHIMGIVTLGFFWLKMAKVAKAALAAGTEEKGFYEAKLTSASYYAERFLPDAGALRRKLEAGSDNMMALPAEAFATAA